A single Longimicrobiaceae bacterium DNA region contains:
- a CDS encoding metal-dependent transcriptional regulator: MYTPVVEDYLKAIWMLQQAESPVSTSRIAERLGLSAAAVTAMVKRLAEQNLLRHEPYYGVRLMAAGELAALRIIRRHRVLELFLSETLGYEWDRVHDEAERLEHAASDELIERLARLLGEPERDPHGNAIPSASGEVDRSRYPALGEIQPGDPRRILEVEVEEPEQLRYLGSLNLRPGSHVQVVSKSPFEGPIELSVNGEPTVISHSLAQRIRVRPDEQADEGVEPPA, translated from the coding sequence ATGTACACACCGGTGGTCGAGGACTACCTGAAGGCCATCTGGATGCTACAGCAGGCGGAGTCGCCCGTCTCCACGTCGCGCATCGCCGAGCGGCTGGGGCTGAGCGCGGCGGCCGTGACGGCCATGGTCAAGCGCCTGGCCGAGCAGAACCTGCTGCGGCACGAGCCCTACTACGGCGTCCGGCTCATGGCGGCCGGCGAGCTGGCGGCTTTGCGCATCATCCGCCGGCACCGAGTGCTGGAGCTGTTCCTCAGCGAGACGCTGGGCTACGAGTGGGACCGCGTGCACGACGAGGCCGAGCGCCTGGAGCACGCCGCCAGCGACGAGCTGATCGAGCGCCTGGCGCGCCTGCTGGGCGAGCCCGAGCGCGACCCGCACGGCAACGCCATCCCCTCCGCCAGCGGCGAGGTGGACCGTTCGCGCTACCCCGCGCTGGGCGAGATCCAGCCCGGCGACCCGCGCCGCATATTGGAGGTGGAGGTCGAGGAGCCCGAGCAGCTGCGCTACCTGGGCTCGCTCAACCTGCGCCCCGGCTCGCACGTGCAGGTGGTGAGCAAGTCGCCCTTCGAGGGGCCCATCGAGCTGTCGGTGAACGGCGAGCCCACGGTCATCTCGCACTCGCTCGCGCAGCGCATCCGCGTGCGGCCGGACGAGCAGGCGGACGAGGGCGTGGAGCCGCCGGCCTGA
- a CDS encoding GatB/YqeY domain-containing protein — protein MADQPLKEQIRAHLNEARRERDKLRTTVLTTFLSEIRNREIELGRDTGDEDVQGLATTAIKRRREAAEQFRNAGRAELADKEEQEAVLLQAYLPPQLTEDEVRAIVREAVANGAKDVGSVMKQVMPKAKGKFEGRELNRIVKEALG, from the coding sequence ATGGCGGACCAGCCGCTGAAGGAACAGATCCGCGCGCACCTGAACGAGGCGCGCCGCGAGCGCGACAAGCTGCGCACCACGGTGCTGACCACCTTCCTCTCCGAGATCCGCAACCGCGAGATCGAGCTGGGGCGCGACACGGGCGACGAGGACGTGCAGGGCCTGGCGACCACCGCCATCAAGCGCCGCCGCGAGGCTGCCGAGCAGTTCCGCAACGCCGGCCGCGCCGAGCTGGCCGACAAGGAGGAGCAGGAGGCCGTGCTCCTCCAGGCCTACCTCCCGCCGCAACTGACCGAAGACGAGGTGCGCGCCATCGTGCGCGAGGCGGTGGCGAACGGCGCCAAGGACGTCGGCTCGGTGATGAAGCAGGTGATGCCCAAGGCCAAGGGCAAGTTCGAAGGTCGCGAGCTGAACCGCATCGTGAAGGAAGCGTTGGGGTGA